Proteins from a genomic interval of Zingiber officinale cultivar Zhangliang chromosome 1B, Zo_v1.1, whole genome shotgun sequence:
- the LOC122030094 gene encoding uncharacterized protein LOC122030094, with protein sequence MWIIIQTRFADPTEDGVLILCDKWDAPTRKRIKVDAKATQTLQCRLTKEELNQVGLFSSAKELWEKLIKLHERTSDTKEGESASQHHAQIQDLLNDLHAIGQKVKNCDIIRNEQHAGIKSKAQN encoded by the exons atgtggataatcatccaaacgaGATTTGCTGATCCCACCGAAGATGGAGTTCTCATCCTGTGCGATAAATGGGATGCACCAACGAGGAAAAGGATCAAGGTCGACGCAAAGGCTACCCAGACTCTACAATGCAggctaacaaaagaagagctgaaccaagTCGGCCTGTTCTCAAgcgctaaagaattatgggaaaagTTGATCAAGCTGCACGAGAGAACTTCCGACACGAAG gaaggtgagtcagCAAGCCAACATCACGCACAGATTCAGGACCTACTAAATGACCTTCATGCAATAGGTCAGAAGGTGAAAAACTGCGATATAATCAG gaacgagCAGCACGCGGGAATCAAAAGCAAAGCGCAGAACTGA